GTGATTGCAAAGAATAACAAGAATGCATCATCatgtttttcttcattttagtTTTGGCTAAAAGCAAACCCAAACAATGCACATTGAGTTAGCTGTAAACTATAAAACTCATGACTTATCATCCAATTTAAAAGGTATACCGTCATCTAAGTAGAAGAACGCCTCCATTCCCCTGACCCCAGTCTACAGAGTCTAGAGTCTACAGTGATGACTGTGGGTGGTGGACTCGCTCAGTCATAACATACTGCGCCAATATTTACACAACATTGATGGACATATTCAACATGTTTAcctattttgtgttttgtatttttgttgtgtatttgtgtCTGCCGGCTTTTCTCTAGTTCTATTTCTACGCTATTTTCTACGCTCTTCTTttcttcttaattttattttattttttaagctaTTTATAACTGGCATactaatttgtaatttgtttaatgatTCACTTAGCGCACATATTTTATGAACTGTGGGAATTTGGAGCGTCACCAGACAGACATCCAGTTAACTCCCCCAGCCAATCCTATCTCAGGTATTTCTACACTATCTATTGTGTATTGAATTGTTGACCCAAGCAGTTAGGCAACAAGTCGACAGACATACCACCTGATAAGATTACTTCCAAGAActtggcgtatacttaatattccTATCAATTAGGGTTAAGCACTGTTCATTAGCTGCAGCTCGGAAATCAATTGTGACGTCACTAGAGATCACGAGATCGACAAGAGATCAGTTGAATTCTGTACAACTTAAGGCACATTTGTACTTGGATTTGTTTATAGCGTAGCCTCATTCATTGATCCATTCATGAGTGCTTTCGCTGAGTTattgcaaatcaaaacaaatgtcTACATTATTCGCAATTAACGCACccattaataacaatttattggATTATGAAAATGTGTCTAGACTCTAAATTTAACCCCACGAAATTCTCACGAATTATGCACACGgcaaatcattttttatttttgtgaactAAGAAAGGTAAacaatgaaatggaaaaatgaaaaatggaaaatgctttATAGCGGGTAGCCACTGTGGcttagtttattattttgatctTGCACTGGAATCTTCTGCGCTTATTTACGAATATTGACGAAAGATAAAAGCACAAAACTGATGACTCAAATGTTACCTACTTTCAATAACTTTTGCTGGCGTCAACGCCAAGAATGTTTAGCCTacaaaaagagaagaaaaaagtgtggccaacagcagcagccccCGATTGACAACTGTAAAACATGACCAAGTATGTAGGAATTATACGATGACTATTTTGCATAGGCAAATGACGTAAGCCTCACACGGGAGCCACACAGGAGGAGGCCACAAAGTAGTTgaagaaaaacagaaacaacaacaatttggcGCATTGAACGCAGAATTTACAGACAGACAACAACGGCATGATTTATTAGCGACAAACATTTGCGAAATTACAACTCAAATTTTAATGGCAGAGgcgcacccacacacacaaagacatagacagcgagagcaagagagcgCAGAGAGACAAACCAGATATTGTACGTAACGTAAACTCAACGTAAGCAAGTCTGTTGTTGCCCCTCTCTGTCACTCTTCCACGCTCTTACGATCACTCATCAATCAAATTGGGTTCCGGCTTGGCTTTCAATTGATCAATGATCAATGCAAaatcgttttcgttttgtctTGTAACGTAAGCTCGACGTAAACGGCAAGGTCGTCGTTTTCATTCACAAATCCCAATTGGGTTCCGCTTTGATTCAAAACCAGACCAGCGGGAGTAAGCGAGAGGGCAGatgcaatgcaaatttcgcatgttttattatttattaatagttCTTTCTCACTTTGTTCATTCTATTGCTTCGCTATCTCTCGCTGCACGTGCttacgacagcaacaacaacaacgtgaaCGAGTACGCTAACGTCCTCTGCCGCTGCGCTGCTTTGCCGCTGCTACTGACGTACGCAGCAGCGattcttctttcttttcctttttcttttttttcttgcggtgtgctgttatttttgttctttgctTTTGAGCTTGTGGAGCTTGTGAAAGGaaataattactatatttgttgttgctgttgtttcgtTCGCCAGCTGCGCGCTGCATTTTCAAAAACGAATTTTCATCGAtgggaaatttaaaaatgttgtgcgCAAAGCTTTTTTTGGATTTACTTTATTAGCTAATATGCGCGCCTTGCTCAATACTTAAAATCTAAACAGTAAAATTAAATGGGCAGGAAATGCGCGCGTCGGTAAAATAATTATGTCGACTTGTAGGTCAAGACGTGGGTGGAAGGGGGCAAGAAAGGGGGAAGGTGCTTGCAGAGACACATTATAACCCAAAAGCTCATTCAGCAATTGAGAAAGTGAGCGACAGAGACCGAATGAGACAGAGGGGGGGGGAACGAAGATAGGAGACAAATAACAAATGGCCGACAATTAGTTGTACAGCTTTAAACGGCAACTTCCGCGCAATCATTATCAACAATCAGAAAGCAAGCAACGAGAATATTAGACAAATTTGCACATCTAATCAAAGACAATTGAATAATTGAGATAAGCTTGCAATGTGGAATAGCAGAAGATTGCAAAGCACAGCAAAGTAAATTAAAGACAAAACCAGAGCACAAGGAAGAAAGaaacacctacacacacatacgcacattCACATGCATTCACAGCAAtctcgttgttgttatggCTGTGCTCTGGTCTTAAGCCAGGGCTGCAGCCATAGCAGGTGCGAGAGCGAGACAACAGTGCAATGCCAAAGACAATTGTCAagtgttgtttgcttttgctgcacTTCCTACTAGGAAATTCTATAGAAAAATGTGCAGGCGACTGCGACGGCATCAGCGACATCGGCAAGTGTCATTtgagacgcacacacacacacacatgcacagatCTACGGCAGCTGTCACTGTTCATGTGAGTGCATTTTATGCTCTTTTTATTGTATGCagcaaaattcataaaatcagagagagagaaagagcagaGTAGCAGCTGtcgcaacagtaaaacttaaACTCCTAGATTCAGTCGAGACAGATTTGAAAATATGGGGATGGGGCTGGTCTGCAGCAGGCGCCCCATGAACTTTTGTGCTCAATAAACCACTTGCCAAAAAGCAGAGCTtgacaataacaacgacacAAATTGTCTAATGATGCCAAAACTTCATTTGGCCGCCAGCGGCGTTTCAATTTCGCACAGCAGCACCAGCGCCCTCTGGCGagattcaattgcaaattgtgccaaattgctgttgccatttcgCCCCATTGAGAATGAtcatcattatttattattcatattctaTTTACTTTGCATGTCTTCATTTTTTTGCAGGAAACTGCGGGTGGCACATTTTGCGCATGTATgcgtgtctctgtgtgtgtgtgcctaatTTTTCCACGCTGCCCTagaacattttcatttcgccCACCAATGGTGGCATTCAATAAcatttttctacaatttttggGTAATGCgagaaatttgttttcttttgctaccTGACAGCGCACGTAgtaaatgtttgtgtgtgtgagttaggCGTGGGAATCGCAACgatgaaattgcaattgtcgTAGGACGTGTGAAATTTGTGCGGAAGACAGGAAACGTGAGCGGGAAGCTGACCCCCTCCCTGCTTTCCAGGAACTGCAGCAACGACCGCTGCAACTAATTGGAAAAGGAACAAgcataataattgaataaacaGTTACCTTGTTGAGCGCCTCTCTgtcactctctatctctttctgaGTGCAAAGTCGTAGAAGTATTCCAAAGTTTAGCAGCTTCCAAAATCAATGCGATGACAAATTGATCCCACAAAAACTTTCGACTGTCAAAATTCCAAttcaacactcacacatacaacaacatcaataatTTGCACTCTCTCTTGAGTGCAAAAGAGACACTTGCGAGCTTTTTTTATGTGTTGCTTTTTTGCTCTTAAGTCGAATGAGCGTTTTTAAACTCGtcttaaaaatttgaattttgaattttttacaattttgttgttgttacgcTTTTGCCGTTTCTTgatgcttatttatttatttagcaacaatttatttattataaatgctTGTTGggctcccacacacacacacgtacactaTAATACACGGCAAACGCACACATTGATGTTTTCAAAACACGTACGCAACGAACGCAAAACGCACCGACCGcgcgctctttctctctcgctcgctcctTCCGCAAACACACATACGGACAGAAGAATATTCATTCACGATACGATTACGATACGTATAAAAGTGATCTTCGCGCTCGCTCACACCGATGATGGaggtatttgttgttgttgctggattTTGTCTGTTTCGATGGCTGCTGTGATGTGTTGAAGAGGAAAATCcaagaagcagcaaaaaaataataatgaatgcGAGCGCAAAGCGAAGACGcacaaaagtaattaaaacaaataagtgCTGCAGTCTTTGAATTTCTATTCTATactattattttgctttagtatatttattttgatgtctctctgctgttgtttttgacttgattcaatttttaatCGTTTTATTGGTGTtgcgtttttttcttctacctgacgccgctgctgcttctgttgctgctgctgttgttatacGTTGaacaagcacaaaaacaacacacacacgcacgcatacaAAAACACACTCACGACGAAACGTTAagtggcaaaagcaaaaggaaaatacgatacgctgctgctgctgcggaaCGAACGGAACCCGTATATATGCAcgcgctctcgctcgctcgcatTTAGAAAGGCACTCGATGGGAATTGCACACGGCGAATTACACTTgcattaaacaataattttcgatttgcatttagttcgttatttttgttgtgtttgcttgtttatttCGATATTGGTAgttgtatttgattttggttttaatTGCTGCTTGaaactttttacttttttctctTCAGTGCCACTcgcgttacgttacgttacggACGAAGGTACAAGCGTTTTATTTGCTTGACAGCGACAGTCTGATGCCAGTGTGACAGTGCCGCTTCTGCGACAAAATGCACTAAACGGTGTTAcaccaaaaataccaaaaacaaacggAGCATAACATTGCGTTCAATCATTTTGCGTTAGCAGGCGCGCACAGTCCGTTAGCCGACTTTCAAAATAGCGTAAACAACCTTCTGAACGTTAAATTAACTTACTTataattaacacaaaaaaaatataacttaatATGACATTATTTTGGTctcaatttatattcaatttacaaGCAGATATAATTATACCTAAGCTGTTATTTGCCTTGATGGGTAACACTTTTTATACATGCACACTTTACAACACTATGCAACATGTGTTTCTAACACGCGCTTTCAAACGAACGTAAAcaaagtttattttgatttttgttaaatgGGTGTGCGCGGCTTAACTAGCTATATAGCACAGCGTGCTGAGATCTATTTGAAACCGTATGAACTGCACAACACCGCGTTGGTTATCGATGGCGATAACCTGGCATGCAATCTTTACAAAGACGTAACCGGCAGCTATTCCGCCTTTGGTGGCGACTACGATGATTTTTATCGCGCTGTTGTCCAATTTTTTCAAGTGCTCGCAGAGTGCTCCATTCGTGCTTACGTGCTCATGGATGGCGGCTATGAGGAGCGCAAGTTGCGCACAGTTAGTGAACGTTTGCGTGGCAAAATCGCAGTGATTAAACGCATTAATCCTTGTGCCTCGATCACACTATTTCCACTGCATCTCAAGGAAGTCTTTGTAGATGCGGTGCGGGATTGTGGAGTGCCTGTCATGCGTTGTGTCTTCGAGGCGGACGATGAGTTGGCGGCACTGGCACGTAAACTAAATTGCCCGGTGTTAAGCTATGACTCCGATTTCTATATACACAATGTCAAGTATATTCCACTGATCACGTTGACTGTCAAGGTGCTGAGCAAGCAAAAGAAGCAATCCAAGCAGCCAGGAAAGCTGCGTCAACATCAGGCAAAACATGTGGAGAAACGCACCAAGTCCAACAAGATTGTCGCGGGCATCAAAAAAGGTGAAAAGGAGCAGCAATCGAAGTCTAATCCTGGCCAGCGCTACAAGTATCTCGACTGTTGCATCTATCGCGTGGAACATTTGTGTGGACGTGGTGCGCTTAGCCCCGAGAAGCTGCCGTTGTTTGCTGCGCTGCTGGGCAACGATTACATTGCACGGTAAGTTTGAGAAAGAAGCTGGCAAGGATTACCTTTATTTTAATGGCATTTCTATTGACAGCTCTGCTTTTCGCAACTTCTTTACCGCTGGCATGGGCAAAGCAGGACGCAGCCgaaagttgcagcagcaacagcgtcgCATTCGCGTCATTTTGGAGTGGCTAAAGGATCAAACAGCGGAGTCGGCGCTGGATAAAGTGCTGTCCAGGCTAAAGAAGGTAAATTGAAGTTAATAAAAGGTAAATTTAGTTAATCTAATGCATTTACTTGCAGTCACAGCGAGATTCACTCACGGCCCAAGTGCAGGCAGCCATCTCGGGCTACTCCAATGAGCTGTGTCACTCCTACGACTTCTTTGAGCAACACTACGAGAATGCTTTTCCTTATATACAGGCAGAAAGCGAGCctgaggaagaggaggaggataAAGACCAGCATAAAGGTGAAGAAGACCAGCAAGAGGAGGATCAGGAAGAACAGCTGGAACAAGAAGAAAACGAAGAGCAACAAGACGATGCTGAGCAACAAGAAGAGAAATCTCTCTCTGATGAGGAATCAGCTGATGAATCGGAGGCTCCCGAAATCGAATCCGAAGACAAAACGCTGCTCTTCCCACAATGGTTTCTCGACAAGCTCTATCCCGCGCATCTCTCACGCTACTTTGTGGATCTGCTCCATCTACGCAAGTACATCAACAATCCGCAAATCGAGCACTTTGCCCACCACGATGCCAACGCTTTAGCGCTGCCCATACTCAACTATTGCTTCGCTTTGCTGCACCATGTAAAAGGCATGGAAGTGGAGCGGCAACTGGATGAGGAAGGCAATCCACAGCCCTTGGAATACACATATTTAACGCGAGCTTTAAGGGTCACCAATGTGCGTTATATACATATCCCAATCGATCGTCCGCCAGCACTGGAATTCGAGCCCGCGTCGACAGATGCTCGACATGTGAGAGCAATCTTTAAGGAGCAGGTAAAGCATGCGAATATCGAACAGCTCTTTGAGGAATTGGAGAAATTGCCAAAGGACTTGCAGCTTTACTTTTTGGCCATTGTCTATTGGCTGCACAACTCGGAGCACTGTGATCTGCTGCATTTGCATGCCTTGATCCTCAGTCTGGTCGTGCTGCGCACTGTGGACGTCACCATACCCGCCGAGCGTGAGCTGAAGGAGTTCCACAGACGCTTTGGCAAGATTCTCAAACAGGAACGCGCTGTGCGACTTAAGCAGGCGGCAGACGGCGTAAAGCGTGGCATTAAGCCAGAGCTGCTGGAGTTGCCGGTGCCGCAGCGCATGGCCCATGTGCCCAAGTCTGATTGTTATCTGGTGCAGGAGCAACTGCTGCCCCACTTCCATATGCAGGAGATCTTCAAGAAGAAATACGATTTGTACTCGACCACAGTGATTCATTCATTTGCGGAGTTCCAGTCGGTG
This window of the Drosophila albomicans strain 15112-1751.03 chromosome 2L, ASM965048v2, whole genome shotgun sequence genome carries:
- the LOC117563222 gene encoding protein asteroid, producing the protein MGVRGLTSYIAQRAEIYLKPYELHNTALVIDGDNLACNLYKDVTGSYSAFGGDYDDFYRAVVQFFQVLAECSIRAYVLMDGGYEERKLRTVSERLRGKIAVIKRINPCASITLFPLHLKEVFVDAVRDCGVPVMRCVFEADDELAALARKLNCPVLSYDSDFYIHNVKYIPLITLTVKVLSKQKKQSKQPGKLRQHQAKHVEKRTKSNKIVAGIKKGEKEQQSKSNPGQRYKYLDCCIYRVEHLCGRGALSPEKLPLFAALLGNDYIARSAFRNFFTAGMGKAGRSRKLQQQQRRIRVILEWLKDQTAESALDKVLSRLKKSQRDSLTAQVQAAISGYSNELCHSYDFFEQHYENAFPYIQAESEPEEEEEDKDQHKGEEDQQEEDQEEQLEQEENEEQQDDAEQQEEKSLSDEESADESEAPEIESEDKTLLFPQWFLDKLYPAHLSRYFVDLLHLRKYINNPQIEHFAHHDANALALPILNYCFALLHHVKGMEVERQLDEEGNPQPLEYTYLTRALRVTNVRYIHIPIDRPPALEFEPASTDARHVRAIFKEQVKHANIEQLFEELEKLPKDLQLYFLAIVYWLHNSEHCDLLHLHALILSLVVLRTVDVTIPAERELKEFHRRFGKILKQERAVRLKQAADGVKRGIKPELLELPVPQRMAHVPKSDCYLVQEQLLPHFHMQEIFKKKYDLYSTTVIHSFAEFQSVVYQLNGLNSLLNHPYCSPHMNQLFCGAFIYNLYDLLRNRADVRYHVQHFLLADSLVMFDFYCYLFDWCVQFVPHWKQQPEQQQTAAKVVEKKRMKKQRQAARKAAAVADSVTDPHAEQLQQSEQEEDPFIDLNNKFCGLKV